gctgtggTCAGAAAGCCTCCATATCACCCTATAGTGTGACTGGGATGTTCACAGGATTATTCTAGCATAACTGTCTTGTTCAGGCAAAGGGTTCCTTATGCACTTCACAAGAGTACTCCCTCAACTTCTGAGTAAATTTAAACCAAAGACATTACATTCTAAAGAGTGTGTTGCTGAAGACAGATGGTTGTTTTCTATAAATGTATCATCTATTATGTCCCTCCTCCCAGTTCTCTATCTtgcttgtttccttttgttttcatcgATCTTGCTTTGTCAGAGACCAGAGAGCCCTGGGAGATCCTTCTGCCCATGAGAAGTGAGACCTTGCCCACATCTTTTGAGTGCCCAACCTAGGGTAACTTGTTTCATGTGGGAGCAGGACACACATATCTTACGAGGCTATGTTGggatttatctttctctttcttcccaagAGCCACTATAGTGACAGTCCCTTTCCCAGAAAAGATGACATCAgtgtgttttatgtatttatgtattaaatTTTCAACTCAGATCAAAACCCTGCTGAGTTTTTACCAAGAGCAACATTTTAAAGAGTtttcctaaaaaaacaaaaacaaaaacaaacattgatATGCAAATTGAGGCTTTGTGTTGCATAGTgcatgattctcttttttttttttttttttgtggtttttggctggggctgggtttgaacccgccacctccagcatatgggaccggcgccctactccttgagccacaggcgccgcccgtgcgTGATTCTTTAATCACATTCATTTGGAGAATCTTGATAGGAGAACTTCCTTACCATGGGAGTTCTCCCTTTACTGTGACTATGTGAAGAGTCTCTAACACAGGATGCACAGGGCCTCCTCCTCATGCCCACCCCACCCAGGAGGTGACTTAAGGGATGCAACGGAGGGGGCTGGCCTTACCCTGCAGAGCCCCAGGCCAGGCTCACACTTACCTGGACACTGGCAGCCCCTGCTCCACGCCCCTGCGGGTCATCTGCATGCCCTGGAACCTAGGGGGCACTCTGGCGCACCCGACTCCAGACCCAGTGGTGAGGATTCTGGGCCTGGATCTGGAAGGGAAATGCAAGGGAGTGAGCACCTGGAGGAAGGCCTAGCCCCTACTcatctctgtgctgtgtgtgccCGTGTCCCCCAGACTCCCCCGTCATCTCCGACAGACCTCCTCGCACAGCTCTGGGGTGACCCAGGCTCGGTATCCCATTGCGTGGAAGAACTCCATCCTCAGATTCAGGAACTCCTTGTAGAGGTCAGGCCAGTGCTCCTCGCCCAGCAGGAACTGGAAGATGCTTTGCTTAGAAGTAGGGTCGTCCTCCTCCATGTCAGAGGCGATATAGCTGCCAAGGGAAATTGGGGGGGGAGGTGCTTGCCTGTCCCTAACCACAGCTGCTAGCCTCCGTCAGGACAGGAAAGGTTACACTGGAGGAACATATGCCAGAGGATAGGGGTATCCAAGAGAGAGTGTGTGGGGAAGCTTTCTCTGCAGGGCGACCCAGATCTATAGGGCCCCAGGGCATCCTCAACACTGAGCCTGCCAGGCCTCCACTGTCCTAGCCCAGGACAAGGTTCTGGCTGTCTATCCTTTCCTGGGGATTCCTCCCACAGGCAGCTCAGTCTCTGGGTAGTAAGTGGTATTTTCTGGCTACTTTTATTATCTGAGGGTCTTTCTTCTCCCCTATGACATGCAACATCTAAAAGTCTTGTGTGTTCCGTGGCCAAGGGGAACAACCACTCAGGTGGCTGGTGACTGCACACCCTTAGGCTTGTGGGTATGGCTGAGCTGCCctggtgggggtggtggaggcTGGAGAATTCAGGGATATGGGAGATTTGAGAGCTGGTCCCCAGGAGGTGCTCACAGAGCCAGGAAGAAGTGGATCCTGTTGTAAAGGTGTCCAGGCAGCCCGACGCGGCCGAAGTACTCTACCACCATGGACAGCAGGTACTGTGGGGAGACAGGCTGATGGGGATGACCCGGGGCAGACAGAGGGAGAGTGTGCCGGCTGGGCCACAGCACCTCCCCCTGCCCAAAGGCCACAGAGGAAAAACCACTCGAGGTGGCATGTGCTGTGGGTCTCACGGTCCTATGCCATTTGGAGATGGGCAGGTGGACAGGCCGGAGGAGCTGCCCTGAAGGCAGGGTAGTGTTGGGCAAGCGAGCCCGCCATTCTTCTGTGTTTTCTGCCCAGATGCAAAGCTCACTCTCCCGCCGTCCCCTGTGGCTGGTGACTGCACACCCTTGGCCCCTAGAACTTTGCTGCTGTGGGTACCTTGTCAGACACTTTGAGGAAAATGTCAGCTTCCAAGAAGCTCTGGATGGCAGGGTCCTCTGCAAAGAAAGGAAGATGTATGTGGTAAGGCCTGGGCAGCCCCTCTGGAGGACTGGACGTGGGCTGTGGGGCATTGCAGAGGGAAGGGGGATCATCTGAACTCCCCCCAGCTCCTCTGTCTCGTGGCAGGGGGACCAGCTGCCTCTCCTCTAGGAAAGTTATGAACCTTAATGTCGGTCACAGCTGTTATTTCTTCCATTGGCACGACATACTGAGTTTCAAGTGTGTGATGTGAGTTTTGCTAATGTTACTTAGTCCTCAACACAATCATAATGGGATGTGatgtggttctcaaagtgtaaCGAATTTGCCTCAACCTCAAAGCTTGGATGTGGCTTTTGGCCTCTGTGACACCTCAGCCTGTGCTTCATCATGTGACTGTGCCCAGCTTTCCGGCGCCACTGCTGACTGAGCACCCAGGCCGTGGGGGCGCTTACTAGGCATCACTGCCTCTCTGCAGATCGTGAGCtgtcctccccttctccccaggaGGCTCCTCTGGGATTTGAGCTGTCCTCTGAACAGGCCAGGATCATTcccctctctgcctcttctctagTCAGCCCAGCCTCAGAACAGTACCGTCCAGCAGTATTTTCTGTGATGACGGGACTGTCCTGGGCCTGTGCTGTTCGCTATTCGCTATGGCAACCGCCAGCCCCATGAACTCTTGACATGTGCTGAGTGAgactgagaaactgaattttagatgtgtatttaattcatttaaaattaaagttaagaaGCTACATGTGACTGGTGGATGCAGTCCTGGACAATGTGACCTCTGCGTTGCCCCCAAACTGGCCACACTCAGTCCCACTTCTGGGCCCAATGCTGCCTTCTCAGACCTCTGAGCAGCATTTCATAAAGCGCCCCTGCCTTTGCTCACACCTCATCACTAGGCTTCAtccttttcaattatttatttatttatggtgaCAAGGCCTTACTCTGTCAgcctggctggagtgcagcggcatcatcatagctcactgcaacctcaaactcctgggctgaggtgatcctcctgcctcagcctcccagagcgctaagtTATAAGCATGAGCTGACGCACCTGGCCctttaagccttttaaaaattttctttctctacatttATCACCAGCTAAAATCAACTTATGCTGTACaagctgtttgttttttgtctcctCCCACTTTGAGCCcaaagagcaagatcttgtctgtCTTTTCATCACTGATCTCTGAAATCTCGACAGGTGGGAATCAGAGGACGTCTCTGAGGACAGAGAACGCAGCCCCTGGGGTTCCAGCTGTGAGctgcttcttcccttccctccgtGGCTTGAAAGGGAAACCCCCATCACACACCAGCACCAGGGGACTCTGCATCCTGCCCCCCCACACCTCTTGGAGCCCCAGGGAGGTCTGAGCATGGCCTGAGGGCCCTCAGAGGACACACCCAGAAGTCGGTAGAAGGCTTCCTGGTCCTCAGGGCGGTAACTGGGTACTTTCTTCCTGTTCATCCTGAGTTTTGTCCCCTCAACATGACTGACAGTCCATAAactcctcctctgcctcttcttCCTCGAGAACTTCAGGTCAGAGTCAGCTTCTGAGGAAGCTGAATTGGAGGTGGCAGGGCCGCTCTCACAGGTAGCTGCGGGAACAAAAGATCTCACGTGAGCAGTGCTGGGCCCTTCCTTATAGCTCAGCCTGGAGACAAGACTCTGCCTCGGAAGGACAAGGGGACAGGTGGTTACTCAGAGGAACTGGCCCTTCCTGCAGGAACACGGAATATGACTGGCGACACATACCTGCCTTCACATCCTCCAGATGCTTTGTCTTTCGGGCCCTCTTCCTCCCGGTTCTCTGCTCAGACACAGCAACCGAAGAGGcggaacctgaggcaggaggactccaGTTCCGTGGAGCTGCAGGGAGGAAGTGTTCCCTGTGATCTGGGAGGGAACCACCTAGGAGATGCAGAACCCCTCGCTTTTCACCCACCTCAAGGATTTTGCATGTGACATCTGAGGGCATGAGACAGGAATGGTCATCCCCTTTGCATTTATCTACAAAGGAGGTAGGAAACGagttatttatttacctttctttGCCAGGTAAAAACTGCCCTCCTGTGCCTCTTTTCGTGGCTTTTGCTGCTTGGAGGGCACCTCTGTGGAGACAAATGTGGAGCCCTCTGATTTTTCGTCTTCCATAGATACCAAAGTGAACAAGAAGGTGACCTCATGGCTCACCCTGACGCTCCTTCCCATCTCCTGCAGAACCTGACTCAGAAGAGTCAAGGGGAGGAGATATGGCACTGAGCTATGTTGTGTCACCTTCATATGGAGACCGGGAGAAGAGTGGACAACCTCACACACCTGCCTTTCCTTCCGAGCACGCCTTTCTCTTCCGAcctttcttttctgccttctgtTGGCTTAGAACAGCCTCTGAAGTAGCCGGTGTGGCCATCAGAGGGATCTTGCCTTATCTGGATACGAAAGAAAATATAAGTAACCCAATCTGATTTCCAAGCAGgctatttctttctatttaagCTGCTTCTTGTGAAAcataatgataattaaaattgCAATATGTGTACTATGTAATAGTAGCTAACACTTATTTGATTGTTCACTAAACTTTAGAATTTAGAGATGTCCagcctgtggcccatgggctatatgcagattatttgagg
The sequence above is a segment of the Nycticebus coucang isolate mNycCou1 chromosome 4, mNycCou1.pri, whole genome shotgun sequence genome. Coding sequences within it:
- the LOC128584355 gene encoding putative speedy protein E7 → MVEGALKADSHREPALDGCLESFESHGSEGLKVPSKQQKPRKEAQEGSFYLAKKDHREHFLPAAPRNWSPPASGSASSVAVSEQRTGRKRARKTKHLEDVKAATCESGPATSNSASSEADSDLKFSRKKRQRRSLWTVSHVEGTKLRMNRKKVPSYRPEDQEAFYRLLEDPAIQSFLEADIFLKVSDKYLLSMVVEYFGRVGLPGHLYNRIHFFLALYIASDMEEDDPTSKQSIFQFLLGEEHWPDLYKEFLNLRMEFFHAMGYRAWVTPELCEEIQAQNPHHWVWSRVRQSAP